The Patescibacteria group bacterium genome window below encodes:
- a CDS encoding O-antigen ligase family protein, translated as MFKEIIQQPKFLLVLVFALLALVLSAFGVFSLALGFVLGGLLLGYIFFGKYDWLILSLGPLGLIFGSFFSFEPRPNWVYEASISEAIILFLAGLLLIRIIFEFPKFRPRVGSVGLWMLLYLAIGLASFFYIKNFELYVAGIKIFLLSFLAYLLAFNFLNSFNKIRVFMVSLSLTVTLLSLELLHNLYLVGFSVALFADRTYLGVTMGPLALVAALLSLLTPIMLGYYFELKSDDKLRILLLISFVLGFTAVCATLSKAAIGSLALAMLFLFIKLKEKRLAMVLFLISFALLGYTFLSPYAEGLFDRFSIVVEDPNTRFRFEEYSQASKIIRDHPWLGVGAGQQLMYYQRLISPDYREWVNNYLLQALVDYGVIGLSVYLALITSIIVMSVKMIKKHQRPLAWALVAGFIAAFFNGLVEVTLLTAPYAVIFWLLVGTAAAVLKIKKSV; from the coding sequence ATGTTTAAAGAAATTATTCAACAGCCTAAATTCTTATTAGTTCTGGTTTTTGCCCTATTAGCCTTAGTCTTATCTGCCTTTGGTGTCTTTAGTCTTGCCTTAGGTTTTGTTTTAGGTGGTTTACTTTTAGGTTATATCTTTTTTGGTAAATATGATTGGCTTATTTTATCTTTAGGACCCTTGGGTCTAATCTTTGGGTCTTTTTTTTCTTTTGAACCAAGACCAAATTGGGTTTATGAAGCTAGTATTAGCGAAGCTATCATTTTGTTTTTAGCTGGTCTTCTTTTAATTAGAATTATTTTTGAGTTTCCCAAGTTTCGCCCAAGAGTCGGCTCTGTTGGTTTATGGATGCTTTTATATTTAGCTATTGGTTTAGCCTCTTTTTTCTATATTAAAAACTTTGAATTATATGTAGCTGGTATAAAGATATTTCTTTTAAGCTTTTTAGCTTATCTTTTAGCCTTTAATTTCTTAAATAGCTTTAACAAGATAAGGGTTTTTATGGTCAGTCTTTCTTTAACTGTTACTTTATTGAGCCTTGAACTTCTTCATAATCTTTATTTGGTTGGTTTTTCAGTAGCTCTTTTTGCGGATAGAACTTATCTTGGAGTAACTATGGGACCCTTGGCTTTAGTAGCAGCGCTTTTATCTTTACTTACCCCTATTATGTTGGGTTATTATTTTGAACTTAAAAGCGATGATAAACTTAGAATCTTATTGTTAATATCTTTTGTTCTTGGCTTTACCGCCGTTTGTGCCACTTTAAGTAAGGCGGCGATCGGTAGTCTGGCTCTGGCTATGTTATTTTTGTTTATAAAATTAAAAGAGAAAAGATTAGCCATGGTACTCTTTTTGATATCTTTTGCTTTATTGGGTTATACCTTTTTGTCTCCTTATGCTGAGGGTCTTTTTGATCGTTTCTCTATAGTAGTAGAAGACCCTAATACTCGTTTTAGGTTTGAGGAATACAGCCAAGCCAGTAAAATCATCAGGGATCATCCTTGGCTCGGGGTTGGTGCCGGGCAGCAGTTAATGTATTACCAGAGATTAATTAGTCCGGATTATCGGGAGTGGGTTAATAATTATCTTTTACAGGCCTTGGTTGATTACGGGGTTATTGGTTTAAGTGTTTATTTAGCCTTAATTACCTCCATCATCGTTATGTCGGTTAAAATGATAAAAAAACATCAGCGACCTTTAGCTTGGGCCTTAGTTGCTGGCTTTATTGCCGCTTTCTTTAATGGTCTGGTGGAAGTTACTTTATTAACCGCGCCTTATGCTGTTATTTTTTGGTTACTGGTTGGTACAGCGGCGGCGGTTTTAAAGATTAAAAAATCCGTATGA
- a CDS encoding GNVR domain-containing protein, with translation MEFHEFIQQVKLHKNKIYAIIAVFLVLAAGTVALQRFKYGSKSQVLVVQEHNRTLDAYTVSKSNEYLSSVLASVVTSNSFFVRVLDSGFAVEESYFGLTPRDQMKEWKKTVNVKSLSDSGIIAISVYHPDRAQAEKIIRSVNHVLMTQHGAYHGSGESVKVRLIDQPVTSNFPVKPNIPLIAALAVALGAVTGLVYVYLLPRNPRNYSATPNSLNQRMEFSEMMREVGAEDRYAALNYAANNQPNDLPNQNNNNRGSVRVSGQRPEEALARFHGQKGFSQVEPAFREKINYTPYGQYEKMRVNNTNQGNDHNEYNEQEIGEGGYLEEVEELEPEKLSQRGSMNNIL, from the coding sequence ATGGAATTTCATGAGTTTATCCAACAAGTTAAGTTGCATAAGAACAAGATTTACGCGATAATCGCCGTCTTTTTGGTTTTAGCTGCCGGCACAGTAGCTTTGCAACGTTTTAAATACGGCTCTAAGTCGCAGGTTTTGGTTGTGCAGGAACATAACCGTACCTTGGATGCTTATACTGTTTCCAAATCTAACGAATATCTTTCCAGCGTTTTAGCTAGTGTGGTTACTTCTAACTCTTTCTTTGTTAGAGTTTTAGACTCCGGTTTTGCTGTTGAAGAAAGTTATTTCGGTTTAACTCCAAGGGATCAGATGAAAGAATGGAAGAAAACCGTTAACGTCAAGAGTTTAAGTGATTCAGGTATTATTGCCATCTCGGTTTATCATCCAGACAGAGCCCAGGCGGAAAAGATTATTCGTTCGGTTAACCATGTCTTAATGACTCAACACGGCGCTTATCATGGTTCAGGAGAATCGGTTAAAGTTCGTTTAATCGACCAGCCGGTAACTTCAAACTTTCCGGTTAAGCCTAATATTCCTTTAATAGCTGCTTTAGCGGTGGCTTTAGGTGCTGTTACTGGTTTAGTCTATGTTTATCTTCTACCAAGAAATCCAAGAAATTATTCAGCTACTCCAAATTCTTTAAATCAGAGAATGGAGTTTAGTGAGATGATGAGGGAAGTGGGAGCTGAAGATCGTTATGCAGCTCTTAATTATGCAGCAAATAATCAGCCTAATGATTTACCAAACCAAAACAATAACAATAGGGGATCTGTTAGAGTTTCCGGCCAAAGACCTGAAGAAGCCTTAGCTAGATTCCATGGACAAAAAGGTTTTTCTCAGGTAGAGCCTGCCTTTAGGGAAAAGATAAATTACACTCCATATGGGCAGTATGAAAAGATGAGGGTTAATAATACCAACCAAGGAAATGATCACAATGAATATAATGAACAAGAAATTGGTGAAGGTGGTTATCTTGAAGAAGTTGAAGAACTTGAACCAGAGAAACTTAGCCAAAGAGGTAGTATGAATAATATTTTGTAA
- a CDS encoding winged helix-turn-helix domain-containing protein encodes MIAKLFGSTARVKLLKLFLLNPENSYYVREIARLLDLQLNAVRRELENLEVLGLVVGDVPEEGEGQVSKTEKKYYRANVNFVLFKEIKELILKAQILCEPEFTEKLRKIGEVKLLLLSGLFLNDPEAPVDLLIVGEFKPNKLAALLRELEQELVSEVRYTVMSEADFKYRRQVTDVFLFSVIEGNKIIVIDEMNYLNP; translated from the coding sequence ATGATTGCTAAATTATTCGGTTCTACGGCCAGAGTCAAGCTTTTAAAGCTTTTTTTGCTTAACCCGGAGAACTCTTATTACGTTAGAGAGATTGCCAGACTACTTGATCTGCAACTTAATGCTGTGCGCCGAGAACTTGAGAATTTAGAGGTACTTGGCTTGGTAGTGGGGGATGTGCCGGAAGAAGGGGAAGGACAGGTAAGTAAAACCGAGAAGAAATATTACCGAGCTAACGTAAATTTTGTTTTGTTTAAAGAAATAAAAGAGCTTATCCTTAAGGCGCAGATTCTTTGTGAACCGGAATTTACCGAAAAACTAAGAAAAATAGGGGAAGTAAAGCTTCTTTTGTTAAGCGGTTTGTTCCTTAACGACCCGGAAGCACCGGTAGATCTTTTAATTGTTGGAGAGTTTAAACCCAACAAGTTAGCGGCTTTGTTGCGTGAGCTTGAACAAGAGCTGGTAAGTGAAGTAAGGTATACGGTAATGAGTGAAGCGGACTTTAAATATCGTAGGCAGGTAACCGATGTCTTCTTGTTTAGTGTTATAGAGGGCAATAAGATAATAGTGATTGATGAGATGAACTATCTTAATCCCTAA
- the rplL gene encoding 50S ribosomal protein L7/L12, whose translation MTEEVKNEESEEVVVPEKFQSLVGTIEKLSVLDLAELVKILEKKFGVSAAAPAMMMAAGPAGAGEAAAEEKDSFTVELSESGANKIAVIKALREVMPDLGLKEAKDVADGAPKVLKEDVKKEDAEKMKATLEAAGGKVTLK comes from the coding sequence ATGACTGAAGAAGTAAAAAACGAGGAGAGCGAAGAAGTCGTTGTCCCTGAAAAGTTTCAATCCTTGGTTGGAACTATTGAAAAATTGTCTGTTTTGGACTTAGCCGAATTGGTTAAGATTTTAGAAAAGAAATTCGGAGTTAGTGCCGCTGCTCCTGCCATGATGATGGCTGCTGGTCCGGCTGGTGCAGGTGAAGCTGCTGCTGAAGAAAAGGATAGCTTTACTGTTGAATTAAGCGAGTCTGGTGCTAATAAGATCGCTGTTATTAAGGCTTTGCGTGAAGTTATGCCTGACCTTGGTCTTAAGGAAGCTAAAGACGTTGCCGATGGAGCTCCTAAGGTTCTGAAGGAAGACGTTAAGAAAGAAGATGCTGAAAAAATGAAGGCTACTTTAGAAGCAGCTGGAGGTAAAGTTACTTTAAAGTAA
- the rplJ gene encoding 50S ribosomal protein L10, with translation MPKSKAQKQDISRLMGEKIEQSKTVIFSAFNGLGVKENENLREAVRQAGGEYYAAKKTLLKRVLEEKNYEGLETADFAGQVAVTFSFTDEVAPAKALADFIKANEGKVSLLGGIMEGRYIDSSAVTALATLPSKPELYAKLVGSINAPVSGFVNVLAGNLRSLVRVLSAIQESRS, from the coding sequence ATGCCAAAATCAAAAGCTCAGAAACAAGATATAAGTCGTTTAATGGGCGAAAAAATTGAACAATCAAAGACGGTGATTTTCTCCGCTTTTAACGGTTTGGGGGTTAAGGAAAACGAAAACCTCCGAGAAGCCGTTCGTCAAGCCGGTGGAGAATATTATGCGGCTAAAAAAACTCTTTTAAAGAGAGTTTTAGAGGAAAAGAATTATGAAGGTCTTGAAACGGCGGATTTTGCCGGACAAGTAGCCGTTACTTTTTCTTTTACCGATGAAGTCGCTCCGGCTAAAGCTTTGGCTGATTTTATTAAAGCTAACGAAGGTAAGGTTTCCTTACTGGGTGGTATTATGGAGGGTCGCTATATAGATTCTTCAGCTGTTACCGCTTTGGCCACTCTGCCTTCCAAGCCTGAACTTTATGCCAAATTGGTCGGTTCCATTAATGCACCGGTTTCCGGTTTTGTTAATGTCTTAGCCGGTAATTTGCGTTCTTTGGTGCGGGTTTTATCCGCTATTCAAGAAAGTCGTTCTTAA
- a CDS encoding FISUMP domain-containing protein: MKNKKSKAFTLIELLVVIAIIGVLSTLVVVALGNSRTSARDAKRLNDLKAMANALELYFADNNSYPSSITPGQPLEQGGVVYMSKVPNNPTPRTDGICPDSDYTYTAIAHKPGHYQFSGCIGSSSGSFTAGPVSYQTDSGVINCGGPITDLDGNVYNTVQIGSQCWMKENMNIGTMLASAATMPDNEAIIEKWCYNNDDANCTARGGLYTWDQALNLPVICRTTSCTPPAPHQGICPDGFHLPTDQEFNTLEKYTVSVINSPNDQYICETSGDAYQRCADSGNGNNGGTNGAGRSLKKVGVGSGNGAGNDLVGFSANSSGWRNGSSFDYLTSHTYFWASTQFNTPNGWLRTIGPIASTVHRYGLSKTLGMAVRCLKDS; the protein is encoded by the coding sequence ATGAAGAATAAAAAATCAAAAGCATTCACCCTAATAGAACTCCTAGTAGTCATAGCTATTATTGGGGTATTATCTACTTTAGTAGTAGTAGCCCTAGGTAACTCTAGAACTAGTGCCAGAGACGCTAAAAGATTAAATGATCTAAAAGCCATGGCTAATGCCCTAGAGTTATATTTTGCAGATAATAATTCATATCCCTCATCTATTACCCCAGGGCAACCCCTAGAACAAGGTGGAGTAGTATATATGAGTAAAGTACCCAATAACCCAACTCCTAGAACAGATGGTATCTGTCCAGATAGTGATTATACCTACACCGCTATTGCTCATAAACCAGGGCACTATCAATTCTCAGGTTGTATAGGTAGTAGCAGTGGTTCTTTTACAGCAGGCCCTGTTAGTTACCAAACAGACTCAGGGGTTATTAACTGTGGAGGACCAATTACCGATCTAGACGGTAATGTCTACAACACTGTTCAAATAGGTTCACAATGCTGGATGAAAGAAAATATGAATATTGGTACTATGTTAGCTTCAGCTGCCACTATGCCGGATAACGAGGCTATCATAGAAAAATGGTGTTATAATAACGATGATGCTAACTGCACTGCCCGAGGCGGTCTCTACACCTGGGATCAAGCCTTGAATCTACCTGTTATCTGTCGAACTACCAGTTGCACCCCTCCGGCTCCGCACCAAGGCATCTGCCCGGATGGCTTCCATCTCCCAACAGATCAAGAATTTAATACTCTTGAAAAATATACCGTGTCGGTGATAAATAGTCCAAATGATCAATATATCTGTGAGACTTCAGGCGACGCGTATCAACGGTGCGCCGATTCGGGTAATGGTAATAATGGCGGGACTAACGGTGCCGGCAGATCACTTAAGAAAGTCGGAGTTGGTTCTGGTAATGGGGCTGGAAATGACCTAGTGGGCTTTTCGGCTAATTCTTCCGGTTGGCGTAATGGTAGTTCATTTGATTATTTGACTAGCCATACCTACTTCTGGGCATCGACTCAATTTAATACCCCTAATGGGTGGCTTAGAACCATTGGCCCAATCGCTTCAACAGTTCATCGATATGGACTTAGTAAAACCCTAGGTATGGCCGTTCGTTGCCTCAAAGACTCTTAG
- a CDS encoding LamG domain-containing protein, which produces MSYFAKWKSTSFSTNFPSAVGNNSTGITNRGLSTTWSSGRIALDFWSVRYRATTALSPQTWYHLAFVKNNGTISSTTKLYVNGQEVSGALEGTDSIPDIIDSPLIMGRLDSTRWFNGNISQVQIYNRALSAEEVLQNYNATKARFGL; this is translated from the coding sequence ATATCTTACTTTGCTAAATGGAAATCTACTAGTTTTTCAACAAATTTCCCATCAGCCGTTGGAAATAATTCAACTGGGATAACTAATCGAGGATTGAGTACGACTTGGAGTAGTGGTAGAATTGCCTTAGATTTTTGGAGTGTTAGGTATAGAGCAACAACAGCTCTTAGTCCTCAAACGTGGTATCATTTAGCATTTGTTAAAAATAATGGAACGATAAGTTCTACTACTAAATTATATGTGAACGGTCAAGAAGTATCTGGTGCATTAGAGGGGACGGATTCTATTCCAGATATAATAGATTCACCACTTATTATGGGTAGATTAGATTCAACCAGATGGTTTAACGGAAACATATCACAAGTACAAATTTACAACCGTGCCCTCTCTGCTGAAGAAGTCCTCCAAAACTACAACGCCACAAAAGCTCGTTTTGGATTATAA
- a CDS encoding prepilin-type N-terminal cleavage/methylation domain-containing protein, whose amino-acid sequence MPYRDNKENQKNKKTPQLFEVFNSGVSSKLNSRLYNKKAFTLIELLVVIAIIGILSTLVVLALGNSRTSARDAKRLNDLKAMANALELYYANNNQYPASITPGQPLEQGGIVYMSKVPNNPIPRTDSNCPDQEYRYLSNSPQNYSIISCIGSSQGNLIAGGVSITNNSGPQSIGSVNGLIFYFDASNPASYPGSGNTWYDLSVSGNNGALVNGPTFNSDNLGSLEFDGVNDYSIASMNLGISGNA is encoded by the coding sequence ATGCCATATAGAGATAACAAGGAAAACCAAAAAAACAAAAAAACACCTCAACTATTTGAGGTGTTTAATAGTGGGGTAAGCAGTAAGTTAAATAGTAGATTATATAATAAAAAAGCCTTCACCCTCATAGAGCTCCTAGTAGTCATAGCTATTATAGGCATATTATCTACTCTAGTAGTATTAGCTCTAGGTAATTCTCGTACTAGTGCCAGAGACGCTAAAAGATTAAATGATCTAAAAGCTATGGCTAATGCTCTAGAGCTATATTATGCTAATAATAATCAATATCCCGCATCTATTACTCCAGGACAACCCCTAGAACAAGGTGGGATAGTCTACATGAGTAAAGTACCCAATAACCCAATTCCAAGAACGGATAGTAATTGTCCGGACCAGGAATATAGATATCTTTCCAATTCACCTCAAAACTATTCAATTATTAGTTGCATAGGGTCTAGTCAAGGCAACTTAATAGCAGGAGGGGTAAGTATTACTAATAATTCAGGGCCACAATCAATTGGTTCAGTTAATGGTCTAATCTTTTATTTTGACGCCTCCAACCCAGCTTCTTATCCGGGTTCAGGTAATACTTGGTATGATTTGAGTGTAAGTGGTAATAATGGAGCGTTAGTGAACGGACCAACTTTTAATAGTGATAATTTAGGGAGCTTGGAGTTTGATGGAGTGAATGATTATAGTATTGCTTCTATGAATTTAGGAATTTCCGGAAATGCATAA
- the mltG gene encoding endolytic transglycosylase MltG: protein MKKAFLVILFLIVSGSLSAWAWYNTAMTTDSRNNEAVFFSIPKGQGISSTAKILKEEKLISSSLAFKIYFKLNKDKVIQAGAYEIEPGLSTRLLIAKLTAGKILSNESKVLVREGLTIKEANEEIKAQGYLLNDEFLNLSQVKIKDLPARLKTQPFIALLPPEATLEGYLFPDTYIMYKDFSVEDLVEKMLDNFQRKIDDNEIISLSQNLNRSLHETIIMASLIEKEVRGEEDMKIVSGVFLNRIRSGQALQSCASLAYILGVNKPQYSYEDTQTPSPYNTYLHPGLPPGPVSNPGLVALRAAVQPIITDYNYFLSRPDTGETVFSATYEEHLSAKAKYLD from the coding sequence ATGAAAAAAGCTTTTTTGGTAATTTTATTTTTAATAGTTTCCGGCTCCTTGTCTGCTTGGGCTTGGTATAATACGGCTATGACCACTGACTCTCGTAATAATGAGGCGGTATTCTTTTCTATCCCTAAAGGCCAAGGCATTAGTAGTACCGCCAAGATTCTTAAAGAAGAAAAACTTATCAGCTCATCTTTGGCTTTTAAGATATATTTTAAACTTAATAAAGATAAAGTTATTCAGGCCGGAGCGTATGAGATTGAACCTGGTTTATCTACCAGGCTTTTAATCGCCAAGTTAACAGCTGGAAAAATCTTAAGTAATGAATCAAAAGTCTTAGTTAGAGAGGGTCTAACCATTAAAGAGGCTAATGAGGAAATTAAGGCTCAGGGTTATTTGTTAAATGACGAATTTCTTAATTTGTCTCAGGTAAAGATTAAGGATTTACCGGCCAGACTAAAGACTCAGCCCTTTATTGCGCTTTTACCACCAGAGGCTACTTTAGAAGGTTATCTTTTTCCCGATACCTATATTATGTATAAAGATTTTTCGGTGGAAGATTTAGTGGAAAAAATGTTGGATAATTTTCAGCGTAAAATTGATGACAATGAAATTATCTCTTTGTCTCAAAACTTAAACAGATCTCTTCATGAAACAATAATCATGGCTTCTTTAATAGAAAAAGAGGTTAGGGGAGAAGAGGATATGAAGATTGTTTCAGGAGTATTTTTGAACAGAATAAGATCAGGGCAGGCTCTGCAGTCTTGTGCTTCTTTAGCGTATATCTTGGGAGTTAATAAACCTCAATACAGTTATGAAGACACCCAAACTCCTTCGCCTTATAACACCTACCTTCATCCGGGATTACCACCTGGACCGGTTTCAAATCCGGGATTAGTAGCCCTTAGAGCAGCGGTGCAACCAATTATAACAGATTATAATTATTTCCTAAGTAGACCAGATACCGGAGAAACGGTTTTTAGTGCCACCTACGAAGAACATTTATCTGCTAAGGCTAAGTATTTGGATTGA